The nucleotide window GGACGACACCATCGCCCGGCGGCTCGGCATGTCGACCCGTACCTGCCGGCGCCACATCGCCGAGCTGCTCCAGCGGCTGGGGGCGCAGAGCCGCTTCCAGGCGGGCGCGTTGGCCGAGCGCGCGGGGCTGACCGTGCCGGCGGACGCGACGGCGGAGGCGACGGCGGAGGCGGTGACGGACGCGACGGCGGAGGCGGTGGACGGGGTCGCCGGGGTAGCCGGGGTAGCCGGGGTGGACGTGTCGGTGACGCTGTGAAGCCGGGCGCAGCGGGTGCATGAGCCGCTGCGCCCGGCGGTGTGCGCCGGTGACTGGTGGAGGGGGACGGTTGCCCGCCGCTGGGGGTCGGCGGGCAACCGTCACCTCCGGCCGGCCGGAGGCCGCGGGGTCAGTGCGCCGCGTCGTCCGGAACGGGGAGCTCGACGCGCAGGTGGGCCACGCTGCTCCAGTGGCTGCCGACGGTGGTGATGGTGACCAGGGCGGTGGAGTCGGTCTCGCTCTTCAGGCCCTGCAGGGCGAGGATCTGGGTCATGATCCGGTCCTTTCGGTGGTGGTTCCGGCCACCGGGCGGTGGCCGGGTGCTCCCCCGGCACTGGGCCGGGGGAAGTCGGTGGGGGTTGGGGCGTGGAGGTGCCGGGGCGTGGGGCGTGGGGTGTGGGGTGTGGGCGGTGCCGGTCGTGCACGGTCGGGGGACGCCCGGGACGACCGGCACCGCCGGTCTCAGCGGGCCGTGAGCAGGTCGGCCGGGTCGAGGTGCTCGGGGCGCGCGGCCAGGTCGGTGATGCCGGGCAGCGGCACCGGGCCGAGCACCGCCTCGTGCAGGGCGGTCAGCACGCCGGCAGCGCCGGTGGCCAGGTCCGTCGAGAGCCGCAGCGAGCGGCGCCCCGGGAACGCGAAGTGGCCCTGGTGGCTCATCACCTGCCACTCCAGCAGCCGCAGCTGACGGTCCACCGCGTCCGTGCGCCCGGTCCTGGCCAGGTGCAGCAGCAGTCCGGCCCGGCCCTCGAACAGGCCCGCCGCTGCCACCAGTTCCGGCAGGCAGGCCCGCTCGGCCGCCGTGAGCGCCTCGGCGAACCGGGCCGGCAACCGGTTAGGCAGCCGCTCCGGGCCGGTGCGCCGGGCGAGTTCGGCGATCAGGCCCGCGGTGCCGACCCCGCCGGCGGCCAGGTAGGGGAGCTTGCGGTGGTAGCGGTCCTCGACCAGGAAGAGCATCCCGTCGGTGATCTCCGCCTCGTCCAACTCCCGGCCCAGCGCCGCCTCGGCCGCCCGCAGCCAGCTCGGCTCGCCGGTGTGCGCGTGCAGCCGCAGGAAGAGCGCGGCCTGCCCGCTCCAGCCGTCCAGCAGGCCACGCAACCGCGGCGCCCGCTCCTCCCGGGCCAGCCGGTGCCCGAGCTCCAGCGCCCGGTCGGCGAACTCCGGGTGGCCGAGCGGGCCGGCCAGGTCGAGCAGCCCGATCGCCAGACCGGCCCGCCCCGAGCCGAGCCCCGGATCGGCCGGCAGTGCGGTGGTGAGCAGCCGCTCGACCAGGCCGCCGGCCGCCTCCGGCGCACCCAACCGGGCAAGCGCCCAGGCGATGCCGGTCAGCCCGTCGTACAGCCCGGGCGGCAGGTCCGGCGCCGTGTTCGCCCGGGTCACCAGCCACTCGACGTGCTCGGCGGGGACCGACCCGCCGCACGCCCGCAGCGCGTGCAGCACGCCCGCCGCGCCGTAGGACAGGCTCAGACCGCCGTGGCCCGGCCCGAACTGCTCGATGTCGCCCGGGAAGAGACGGTCCGAGCGGTCCGGGGTGGCCGTGGCCAGGATGCCCGCGGCCAGCGAGTCCAGCACCGGGCGCCAGGCCGCGGTGTCCGCCGCCGGTGCCTGCGGCCAGGCCGGCCGGGGTGCGGTTTGGTCCAACTCGGTTGCGCCCAGCGGGAGCTCGCCGCCCGTGGCCCGGCGCAGCGCGCCGGTGAGGTCGGCCTCGAAGCCCTCCGGAACCGGGTAGCGCCGGACGATCTCCCGGCCCGCCAGTTCGGCCTTGCCCGAGTCCAGCGCGAGCAGGTTGTTCACCGGCAGGAACAGATAGAGCCGCACCGCGGCGAGTGCGTACGCGTCCACCGCCGTGCCGCGCCGGGCCGCCGAGGAGACGAAGCCGGGCGCGCCCAGCGGGGGAGCGGTGGTGCCGTCGGCCGGAAAGCTGATCTCGAAGTCGACCAGCGCGCACCGCCCGTCCGGCCGGATCAGCACGTTGTTGGGGTGCAGGTCGCCGAAGACCACCCCGCGCTCGTGCAGCACCGCCAGCATGCCGCCCAACTGCTCGACCACGTCCAGCGCCCAGGCCGTGTACTCGGCCAACTCCGCCTCGTCCGGGGCCGGGTGGGCGAGCGGGCAGGTGCGGGTGAAGACGTCCTCCAGCCGCTCGCCCTCGATGTGCTCCTCGACCAGGAAGTGGTGCTCCCAGACCTGCCGGTACTCGTACAGCGTGGGCACGAAGTCCAACCCGTCTAGGGATTCGAGCACCTGACGCTCACTCAGCAAGCGCTGCACGGCGTCCCGTCCGGTGTGGTCGAGACCGGCGTGCGGGCGGGCCTCGCGCAGCACCACCTGGCGGCCGTCGCGCTGGTCGGTGGCCAGGTAGATCCCGCCGCCGTTGGAGAAGTGCAGCGCCTTGGTCACCGAGAACGGGAACTCGTCGGCCGCCTCGGCCTCCCGCTCGCGGTCGGCGGCCAGTTGGGCCGCGACCGGCTCCGGCACCGGCACCCCGTCGGGCACGGCGAAGACCGTGCCCCGGGTGTCCGGCACCAGGCCGCCGTCCGGTCCGCGCATGGCGGGCACCCGCTCGCCGTGCTCGTCGGTGCAGTACCGCTCGACGAACGAGCCGTAGCGCAGGTAGAGCGGCCCGTCCCGGTAGCGCAGGTCGCTCAGCACGTACGGGCCGCGCACGCCCTTGAGCAGCGCGGACAGTTGGTCCAGCACCTGGGCCAGCCGGGCGTCGTCCTCCGGGTAGAGGGTGATCAGCTTGCCGCTGGAACGGCGGTCCGCGTACTTGGCGTTGAGCATCAGCACGGTGCCCCGGCCGCGCAGGAACTTCCAGGTCAGCCCGTGCTCCAGGCAGTAGGCCAGGACCAGGTCGACCACCCGCTCGGCCTCCTCGGGCGTGGCCGACACGTGCACCTTCCAGCCCTGGTCGGGCAGTTGCGCGTGCGGCGGCCGCAGGTTCACCCAGGGCCCGTGCTCGTGGCGCGACCAGCCCGGCGGGAGCGGGACGGTGGCGGCGGCGAACCGGTCGTCCGCCCGCTCGGCGCGGGCCGGGTCCTCGTAGAACAGCGGGTCGGCGAGGCAGTGGCGCTCGTAGCGGTCGTCCATGATGCGCCTCTCAGTCCCCTCGGTCCGCCCAATGAGCCCGCCGGTGCGGTGCTCCCGCTGTTCGCGGGCTGCGTCCGACCTTGCCAGTCGGTGCGGGTGCGGTCGACGGGTTCGATGCGCCACCTTCCTGCCAGGCAGGTTGCGGACGGATGGGGCGGTCAGCCGCGCCGGGAGGGACGGTAGACGCAGGCGGACAGCCGGGAGTGCGCGCGCCAGCCGAGCGTCTCGTACAGGGCCCGCCCGGCGTCCGTCGCACCGAGCACGCCGAGCACCGCCCCGCGCGCGACCGCGTCGTCGGCCAGGCTGCGCATCACCAGGCCGCCCAGCCCGCGGCGCCGGTGGGCCGGCTCGGTGGACACCCGGTCCACCACCACCGCCCCGCCGAGGAGTGCCTGTTGGCCCCGGGCGGCGGGTTCGTCCCGGTGGTCGCTGACCCGCGCGTGCACGACGTCGTCGGTGGTCGCGAGCGTGGCGGTGTAGCCGGCGGGCGGCGTGGGGGAGGAGGCCACGAGGTCGGTGGCCATGAGGTGCCCGCACTCCGGGAAGTCCACCACCCAGCCCTCCGGCAGCCATTCGGCGACGAGCTCCGGGTCAGCGGGCACCTTGAGCCAGGTGTCGGGAACGGTGACCGTCGCCGCGGCGGCGCGCACGCCCTCCCGCGTCGGATCGGTGATCACGTGACGCCCCACCTGGCCCGGCGCGTTGACCTCCAGGTAGAGCCCCCAGGGGTGATCGACGGGCGCAGGGGTACGGCGCGAGACCGCCCAGCCGTTCGCCCAGGTGCGGGTGAGTTCGGGGAGCACGTGACCTCCAGGTGTAAGGCTCACTTGACGGGTGGATACCTTACTCCGTGGACGGGGTGACGGTCACTCGCTTTTCGGGCGCGATGTGTGAGTGGGCTTCAACTCGGCCAGGGCCAGCTCGTGCAGGGACTTCATGGCGCCGAGCTCGGCGGGCGAGGCCTGGGCGTTCCCGGATGCCTGATCAGTTCTCCGGTCATAGGGCCCGCTGCTCCGGCGCAGGAGCAGCGGGCCCCGTCGTGCGTGAGCCTGACGGGTCGTCAGTTATTTTCGCCGACCCTCGCCATGACGGCCCGTCGCAGCCGCTCGGCGAGGTCGGTTCGCTCGGCCTCGGTGTACGCCAGCACCCCGTTCTCGAAGGCGAGGGCGTCGAACTGCTGCCGCTCGTACGGCACACCGTGGGGCAGTCGGGCGATGTGCCAGTGCAGGTGGCTGTTGCCGCTCTGCGACCCCAGCGAGAACAGGTAGGTCCGTTCGCCGGCGAGGACGTCCTCGGCGGCCAGCGCGACCAGCCGCACCGTGCGCATGATGGCGAGGTACTCCTGCTCGGTCAGGTCGGTGACCACGTGCTCCAGGTGCCGCTTCGGGACGACCAGCAGCTTGCCCGGCAGGACGGGCCACTTGTCGAGGAAGGCCAGGTGCTGCTCGTCCTCGTAGACGATCTCGTGCGCGTAGGCCGGGTCGCCGTCGACCAGACGGCAGATGAAGCAGGGCCCGTGTTGGGCGTATTCGCTGTAGGTGGCCAGGTCCATCGGTCGGCGTTCCATGTGGGTCCCTTCAGATCGGCGTCACTTGCGGTGTTCTCCCGTCTGCGGAGGCGGCACCTCCGCCACCCGGCCTCGCATCACGTTCCCGTCGCAGCTGACTAATCGTCAAGAGCGCGCGGAAGCAGACCAGTGGCGTGTGCTACGTACACGGTGATCGCCCGTCGGTGGGGCGTCCTAGAGTGAACGGGTGATCGAAGACGTTGTGTTGCCGGCCTATGCGGTCGAGGTCGGGGTCGAGCCGTTGGGCGGGCCGGTGCGGGATTCGGTGGGAGGGTGGCCGTTCCTCGATGAGGGGCAGGGGTGGCCCGAGTGCTTCTGTGGGGAGCGGCTGGCGCTGTTCTTCCAGTTGGACGTCCCCGGGGACGTGGCGCACTTCGGTGGGGATCACCTGTTGGTGTTCCACTGCCGTGTGCACAACGAGGCCTCCGACCCGCCGTTGTCCGGCGACCGGCAGCTCGCCCCGCGGTTCTGGGACGCGCCGCAGCCGGCCTGTCCGGGACCGTTCTGGCGCATCCTGCTCCAGCGTCGTGCGACCCGGCCGGCGGAGGTCGAACCGTCCGTCCGGGCGCTGCCGTTGACGCTGCGTCCGTTCACCGATGCGCCCGACGAGAACGGGAACGGCGCCCTGGCGTTCAAGGTGGGCGGTGCGCCGTTCTGGGCGCAGGGGCCCGAGCTGTACCAGTGCGCGTGCGGTGCGGAGTTGGTGTTCCTCTGCCACGTGCGGGAGTACACGGAGTTCGCCGTTCATCCCGGCCAGCCGGAGCAGCCGTACGGGTTCGGGGACGGGTACGGGCTCTTCCTCGGCAACGAGGTGTACCTGCTGGCCTGTCCGGCTCACTGCGATCCGGCTGCCGTCTGGCCGGTGAACCAGAACTGACCCGGGTTAACCGGTGGTCCGGTGGGCGCGACGGGCGGTACTACTGGGGCCATGGGACACACCGCGGCGTTTCCGCTGCTCAGGACGGCTGACCTCGACGAGATCCTCGCGCTCGCCGGGCGGATCCTGGCGCTCTCCGAGCCGGACACGCGCGGCGGCACCGAGCTCTGGGCGCACGTGGCGACCCGGGCGGAGGTGCGGCGGTTGTTGGCGGCGGTGCCGGAGGCGGAGGTCGGAGCGGGAAGCAGGGCGGACGCGGCGACGCCGGGGGATTCGCCGCTCCCGTTCGGGCCCTACTCGCTCTTCCTGGAGCTGCCCGGCGCGGCCCGTGCCGCGAGCGCGGCGCGGGCCGCGCTCGCCGTCCACGACCGGATCGCGGTGCACTGGGACGCGTTCTGCTGGCCGGAGGTGCCGGAGCTCGGGCTGGAGCGGACCTGGAAGTACGCCCGCCTCCAGCTGAGCCTGCACCACGACGGCACGGAGCTCGACAGCCCGTGGACACCGCAGCACACGCTCTTCGTGCACGTGGGCGAGGAGGAGCGCGCCGTGTGGGTGGCCGAGCAGGTGGGCGCGGAGATCATCGGCGAGCACACGATCTGGTGAGTTGTGGGGCCAACTCCGCGCGGTGCGTAATCCCCTTGACGGCACAGGTGTGTATGGGAAGTATCAGGCCCGTGAAGATCATCGCGCTGATCAGGCGCCGTCTCGTCCTCGGGCTCTGGCCGCTGCTGCTCGGCGCGTTCGTCGCGGGCGCCTCGGGTAAGTGGTGGGGGCTGGGCGAGGCCGTGGCGCTCTACTCGTGGTGGGTGCCGGCGATGTTGCTCACGCGGATGACCGTGACGCGTCGACGTCAGTTCCGCGCATTCTTGTACTTCGCCTTCGTGTTCCTCGGGTACGCGATGTCGACGGTCTTCTTCGGCATCGTGGCCGGCATCCCGTTCCACGTGCTGACGAGGTGGCCGGTGGGGGAGGTGTGCGTGCCGCTCAGTCTCGTGCTCGGCGTCGGGCTGGTGCTCGCGATGTGGCCCGCGCAGCGCCGCTTCTACGCCGAGCAGCGGGCGCGGGCGGCCGCTGGGGCGTGAAGCGGCGCTGAACTGACGCCTGGTCGGGCGCGGGTCAGGGGATGATGACCCGTCGCCCCCGGGTGTGGCCCGCCTGGCTGTCGGCGTGCGCCGCCGCGGCCTCGGAGAGCGGGTACGACTTCGCGACCGGGATGTGCAGGTCGCCGCGGGTGATCAGGCGGGCGGCCTCGGCGAGGGCCTGTGGGACGCTGCCCGCCGTGCCGGAGAAGCGGACGCCGAGCTCCGGCGCGCCGAGGTCGGCGATCGAGACCACCCGGCCGGGATCCCCGGTCAGCTCGACGAGTTCGCGGATCACGCCCGAGCCGGCCAGGTCGAGGGCCGCGTCGACGCGGCCGAGCCGGCGCACCCGCTCGACCCAACCCTCGCCGTACGTGGTGGCGGTGGCGCCGAGGCCGCGCAGGTAGTCCTGGTTCGCGGCGCTCGCCGTGCCGATCACCGCGATGCCGCGCACCCGGGCGATCTGCAGCACGGCCGATCCGACGCCCCCGGCCGCGCCGCTGACCAGCAGCGTCTGGCCCGGCCGCACGCCGACCTGGCGGATGACGCGCAGCGCGGTCTCCACCACCGAGGGGTAGCCGGCGGCCTCCTCGAAGCTCAGCCCCTCGGGCATCCGGGCCCAGGCGGTCAGCACGGCGAACTCGGCGTAGGTGTTGCCGCCTTCGCCGAACACCCGGTCGCCGACGGCGATCCCGGTGACGCCCTCGCCCACCTGGTCCACCACTCCGGCGGCGTCCAGCCCGAGGCCGGCGGGCAGCGTGGTCGGGTGGGCGCCGATGACCTGGCCCTCCCGGATCCGCCAGTCGACGGGGTTCACGCCCGCCGCCCGCACGGCGATGCGCACGCGGCCGGGGCCTGCGTGGGGCTTCTCGGCGTCGATCAGTCGCAGCACGTCGGGTCCGCCGAACTCGGCGAAGTTCACCATCTTCATGCGGCGACCGTAACACTAACGGTTAGTGTTTCGGAACGGTTAGGAGTTCGTTCCTGGTAGCGTCAGGGCATGACTGTGGTGCCCCCCGGACGCCGTGAGCGCAAGAAGGCCGCGACCCGCCAGAAGATCGCCGACACCGCCCTGCGGCTCTTCCTGGAGCGCGGTTACGACGCGGTGGGCATCCGCGACGTGGCCGCCGAGGCCGACGTCGCCGTCACCACCGTCTTCTCGCACTTCGCCTCCAAGGAGGCCCTGGTGTTCGAGCAGGACGCGGACTTCGAGGACCGCCTCGTGCGCGCCGTCACCGACCGGGCGCCGGACGAGCCGCTGATGCCGGCGCTGCGGCGCGAGGTGCACGCCCTGGTGCGCCACTGCTCGGGGGAGGGTGCCGGGCCGGTCTGGCAGATGATCGACGAGTCGCCCGCCCTGCGCGCGTACGAGGAGTCGATGAGGCTGCGTCACGCCGAGTCGCTGGCAGCGGCCATCGCGGCCGATCCCGAGCTCTCGCGCGCGCGGAGCACCACCGCCTGCCGGGCGATCGCCGCGTTCGCGATCGACGCCTACGCGCTGGCCCGGGACGCGGCCGACCCGGCGGGCGCGGTGGACGAGGTCTTCCGGATGGTCGAGGCGGCCTGGGCGGCGTCAGGCGTCGCGGACGCGTAGCAGGGTGCCGCCCAGCAGCAGCGCGGCGGCGGACCAGAGGGCGAGGACGCCGAGGCCTGATGCGGCGTCAGCCAGAGCTCGCGTCAGGTCCGGTCCACCGCCTCGGCGCAGCTCTCCGGGAGGCCCCGCAGGCGGAACATGACCGGGGTGGCGCCCGTCCGCAGTGCCGAGTCGGCGCGGGCCGTCCGTCACCGGCGCAGTGGCCCGGAAGTGAGGCAGGTGGTTCCGTATAGGGTCGAGCCCGTCGAACGATCCGAGGGGGCAGCCGCATGTCCGAGCAGTACCAGCCGAGCTCGCCGGAGCCCGTGCGCGCGGGGAAGTACGCGCTGGTCGAGCGGGAGCGCCGGTTCCTGCTGGCGGCCCCGCCGGCGGTGGCCGCCGTCACCGCCACCCGGCGGATCACCGACCGCTACCTGGACGGGATGCGCCTGCGGCTGCGGCGGGTCGAGCACCTGGAGGCCGGCACCTGGGAGTTCAAGCTGACCCAGAAGGTGCCCGCAGGCGGGACGGGCGCGGTGCAGGGGCTGATCACCAACATGTACCTGACCCGCGCCGAGTACGACCGGCTCACCGTGCTCCCGGCCGTGGAGCTGTCCAAGACCCGCTACGCCGCCGGGTCGGTGGGCGTCGACGTCTTCGAGCCGCCCCTGCACGGCCTGGTGCTGGCCGAGGCCGAGTTCGGCACGGACGAGGAGGCGGCGTCCTTCCGCCCGCCCGAGGGGACCGTCGCCGAGGTGACGGACGACGCCCGGTTCACCGGCGGCCGGCTGGTCCGCGCCGAGCACCGGGAACTGCTCGGGTGGCTCGCCGAGTACGGGATCACGCCGCCGTCCGAAGGGGCCGGCGGGCGGGCCGGTTCGTGACGGGTGGCCACTCTTCTACTCTGCGTCAGAGCGCCCCCTGAAAACAAGACTGCAATTTTCACGGGCAAATCGGGACACTTGGCTTCCTCGGGAGGGGATCCACGGGGGATCCGACGGGAGGAGTTCCGCATGTCCGATTTCTGGGATCCGCACGGCAGCCTGCACCGCATGCTCTGGATCGGCGGCGCGCAGTGGGCCGGGAAGACCACGGTGTCCGAGTTGATGGCCCGTCAGTTCGGGTTGACGGTCTACCACTACGACTACCACGACGCGCGCGGCCACCAGGACCGGCGGGTCGCCCGGCGGCTCGCGCTGGGCGAGGCGGTGGGGGATCCGGCGCCGGACGAGGTGTGGCTGCGGCGGACGCCGCGGGAGATGGCGGACGGGGTGCTCGCGGGGTTCCCGACCCGGTTCGAGTGGGTGCTGGACGACCTGCGGGCGCTGACCACCGGGCGGCCGGCGATCGCCGAGGGCTGGGGCCTGCGGCCGGAGTTGGTGGCGCCGCTGCTGGACGACCCGCGGCGGATGGTGGTGCTGGTGCCGACCGAGGAGTTCCGGCAGCACCAGCTGCGCACCGTCCCGCGCGCCGCGCGGCTGCACACCACGACGAGCGATCCGGTGCGGGCGCACCGGAACCGGGTGGCGCGCGACCGGCTGGTCGCGCAGGACGCGGCGGAGCGGGCGCGGGAGGCGGGGATTCGGGTGATCGAGGTGGACGGCGGCCGGGACGCGCGGGGCGTGGCGGCGCTGGTGGCCGAGCAGTTCGGGCCGTACCTGGCGGAGGTCGCCGCATGAGCACCGCGACGGAGTGGGAGCCGCTGTTCGGCGAGGCCGAGGTCCCCGAAGAGGTCGCCGAGGGCTGGCTGAACGGCCTCGGGGTCAACCGGGCGGCCCCGGCCCAGGTGCTGATCGCCCTGCTGGACGCCGAGCACGCCACCTTCCTGTTCCGGCGGGACCTGCCGGACGGGGTGCTGGACGCCGCCGTCACCCACCCGGTGAAGCGGGTGTGGGCGACGGCCGTGGACTCGGGGCAGCTCACGGCCGAGCAGTGGGACCGCCTGCTGGCCGCCACCGCGCACCTGGGCCTGCACAAGGCGCTGACCGAGATCGCGGAGGAGGAGCGGTCCGCCAGGCTGACCAGCCGCGGGGCCGTGGGGATCGAGCGCCCGCCGTCCGTCGACGCCCGGCCGCCCGCGACGCCCGCCGAGATCGCCGCCTGGGCCGAGCAGGTGCCCGAGATCCCGGCGGAGGACCGCACCTACGCCCTGTGGTGGGTCGCCGCCCTGTACGGGGACCCGGACGCCATGCGGCAGTTGGCCGGCTCGCCGAAGCTCTGGGTGCGCCGGAGCGTGGCCCGCGCGCCGCACCTGCCGGCGGAGGTGGCCCGGCAGCTCGGTGCGGACGA belongs to Kitasatospora viridis and includes:
- a CDS encoding TetR/AcrR family transcriptional regulator → MTVVPPGRRERKKAATRQKIADTALRLFLERGYDAVGIRDVAAEADVAVTTVFSHFASKEALVFEQDADFEDRLVRAVTDRAPDEPLMPALRREVHALVRHCSGEGAGPVWQMIDESPALRAYEESMRLRHAESLAAAIAADPELSRARSTTACRAIAAFAIDAYALARDAADPAGAVDEVFRMVEAAWAASGVADA
- the lanKC gene encoding class III lanthionine synthetase LanKC, with amino-acid sequence MDDRYERHCLADPLFYEDPARAERADDRFAAATVPLPPGWSRHEHGPWVNLRPPHAQLPDQGWKVHVSATPEEAERVVDLVLAYCLEHGLTWKFLRGRGTVLMLNAKYADRRSSGKLITLYPEDDARLAQVLDQLSALLKGVRGPYVLSDLRYRDGPLYLRYGSFVERYCTDEHGERVPAMRGPDGGLVPDTRGTVFAVPDGVPVPEPVAAQLAADREREAEAADEFPFSVTKALHFSNGGGIYLATDQRDGRQVVLREARPHAGLDHTGRDAVQRLLSERQVLESLDGLDFVPTLYEYRQVWEHHFLVEEHIEGERLEDVFTRTCPLAHPAPDEAELAEYTAWALDVVEQLGGMLAVLHERGVVFGDLHPNNVLIRPDGRCALVDFEISFPADGTTAPPLGAPGFVSSAARRGTAVDAYALAAVRLYLFLPVNNLLALDSGKAELAGREIVRRYPVPEGFEADLTGALRRATGGELPLGATELDQTAPRPAWPQAPAADTAAWRPVLDSLAAGILATATPDRSDRLFPGDIEQFGPGHGGLSLSYGAAGVLHALRACGGSVPAEHVEWLVTRANTAPDLPPGLYDGLTGIAWALARLGAPEAAGGLVERLLTTALPADPGLGSGRAGLAIGLLDLAGPLGHPEFADRALELGHRLAREERAPRLRGLLDGWSGQAALFLRLHAHTGEPSWLRAAEAALGRELDEAEITDGMLFLVEDRYHRKLPYLAAGGVGTAGLIAELARRTGPERLPNRLPARFAEALTAAERACLPELVAAAGLFEGRAGLLLHLARTGRTDAVDRQLRLLEWQVMSHQGHFAFPGRRSLRLSTDLATGAAGVLTALHEAVLGPVPLPGITDLAARPEHLDPADLLTAR
- a CDS encoding GNAT family N-acetyltransferase; amino-acid sequence: MLPELTRTWANGWAVSRRTPAPVDHPWGLYLEVNAPGQVGRHVITDPTREGVRAAAATVTVPDTWLKVPADPELVAEWLPEGWVVDFPECGHLMATDLVASSPTPPAGYTATLATTDDVVHARVSDHRDEPAARGQQALLGGAVVVDRVSTEPAHRRRGLGGLVMRSLADDAVARGAVLGVLGATDAGRALYETLGWRAHSRLSACVYRPSRRG
- a CDS encoding NADP-dependent oxidoreductase, whose translation is MKMVNFAEFGGPDVLRLIDAEKPHAGPGRVRIAVRAAGVNPVDWRIREGQVIGAHPTTLPAGLGLDAAGVVDQVGEGVTGIAVGDRVFGEGGNTYAEFAVLTAWARMPEGLSFEEAAGYPSVVETALRVIRQVGVRPGQTLLVSGAAGGVGSAVLQIARVRGIAVIGTASAANQDYLRGLGATATTYGEGWVERVRRLGRVDAALDLAGSGVIRELVELTGDPGRVVSIADLGAPELGVRFSGTAGSVPQALAEAARLITRGDLHIPVAKSYPLSEAAAAHADSQAGHTRGRRVIIP
- a CDS encoding HIT family protein, which encodes MERRPMDLATYSEYAQHGPCFICRLVDGDPAYAHEIVYEDEQHLAFLDKWPVLPGKLLVVPKRHLEHVVTDLTEQEYLAIMRTVRLVALAAEDVLAGERTYLFSLGSQSGNSHLHWHIARLPHGVPYERQQFDALAFENGVLAYTEAERTDLAERLRRAVMARVGENN